One region of Trichosurus vulpecula isolate mTriVul1 chromosome 1, mTriVul1.pri, whole genome shotgun sequence genomic DNA includes:
- the GCNT4 gene encoding beta-1,3-galactosyl-O-glycosyl-glycoprotein beta-1,6-N-acetylglucosaminyltransferase 4 yields the protein MKGYVCSSKHPLRQKILILFLTLWLFSLLKLLNVKRSYFSGKGIYLVERSLSTSSYVRNRYTFVRGESRYKINCSHIYEQEPVEIGKTLEIRRKDIIDLDDEDVAEMTRDCKVYQAIRRYHLKPVSLEEQRFPIAYSLVVHKDAIMVERLIHAIYNSHNVYCIHYDQKSPNTFKLAMDNLARCFSNIFIASKLETVEYAHISRLQADFNCLSDLLKSHIPWKYVINLCGQDFPLKSNFELVTELKKLNGANMLESVKPSSSKKERFTYHHELKIVPYDYMLMPVRTNISKEAPPHNIEIFVGSAYFVLSRAFVNYTFNNPLAKDFFEWSKDTYSPDEHFWATMIRVPGIPGEISRSAQDVTDLQSKTRLVKWNYLEDHFYPPCTGSHLRSVCIYGAAELRWLMKYGHWFANKFDSKVDPILIKCLAEKLEEQQREWVHLSSEKLFMFGSPTSASR from the coding sequence atGAAGGGATACGTGTGTTCTTCTAAACACCCTCTGCGACAGAAGATTCTCATCCTGTTTTTGACACTATGGTTGTTCTCTTTATTGAAACTTTTAAATGTGAAAAGATCCTACTTCTCTGGAAAAGGCATTTACTTAGTCGAACGATCTTTAAGCACTTCATCTTACGTAAGAAACAGGTATACTTTTGTCAGAGGTGAATCCAGGTATAAAATTAACTGTTCCCATATTTATGAGCAAGAACCAGTGGAAATTGGCAAGACActggagataaggaggaaggaCATCATTGATTTAGATGATGAAGATGTTGCAGAAATGACCAGAGATTGTAAGGTCTATCAGGCCATAAGAAGGTACCACCTGAAGCCTGTTTCATTGGAAGAGCAAAGATTCCCAATAGCTTATTCTTTGGTGGTTCACAAAGATGCCATCATGGTTGAAAGGTTGATCCATGCAATATACAACAGTCACAATGTTTATTGTATTCATTATGATCAGAAATCACCTAACACATTCAAACTAGCCATGGACAATTTAGCCAGGTGCTTTTCCAACATTTTCATTGCTTCCAAATTAGAGACAGTGGAATATGCTCACATATCCAGGCTCCAAGCTGATTTTAATTGCTTATCTGACCTGCTGAAATCCCACATTCCATGGAAGTATGTTATTAACCTGTGTGGACaagattttcctttaaaatcaaattttgaaTTAGTAACTGAGTTGAAGAAACTAAATGGGGCAAATATGCTGGAGTCAGTGAAGCCAAGTAGCAGCAAAAAGGAAAGATTCACTTATCACCATGAACTCAAAATTGTGCCTTATGACTACATGCTAATGCCTGTAAGGACAAATATTTCCAAGGAAGCTCCACCCCATAACATTGAGATTTTTGTGGGTAGTGCTTATTTTGTTTTAAGCCGAGCCTTTGTTAACTATACTTTCAATAACCCCCTCGCTAAGGACTTTTTTGAGTGGTCTAAAGATACATACTCCCCAGATGAGCATTTCTGGGCCACCATGATCCGAGTACCAGGAATACCTGGGGAGATTTCCAGATCAGCACAAGATGTCACGGATCTACAAAGTAAAACCCGACTGGTCAAATGGAATTACCTGGAAGACCATTTCTATCCTCCCTGTACTGGCTCTCATCTCCGTAGTGTATGTATCTATGGGGCAGCCGAATTAAGATGGCTTATGAAATATGGACACTGGtttgccaataaatttgactCCAAGGTGGATCccattttaataaaatgtttggcTGAAAAACTTGAAGAACAACAGAGAGAATGGGTCCATTTATCTTCAGAAAAATTATTTATGTTTGGAAGTCCCACGTCTGCATCACGATAG